The Cuculus canorus isolate bCucCan1 chromosome 5, bCucCan1.pri, whole genome shotgun sequence DNA segment CGCGGCTCGGCGGCGCCACCGGTACCCAGCACCGCGCAGCACCGCCCCGCACCGCCGGTAAGCACCCTGCCCGCTGGCTCCCTTCCGCCTCCCGGCGTGCGGAGCTTTGTGCGGGGCCGCGGTGCCTTCGTTCACGTCCATGTGCTCGCGTGTGCGAGGATGCGAGCCGAGGAGGGTGGGAGAGAGCGAGTCCTCGggctctctctttccttctccgCGCCGACACGACCTGGAGGGCTCCGCCGGGCGTTGCAGGGTCTCTGTTCATGGGAAGCTCTCCCCAGTGCCGGCCGGGTGCTCTGCCGGGGCTGGCAGCGCCCGGGGGGCGGTGGGGAGCGGGGAGAAAGGGGCCCCGGCGTTCCGGTGAGCCGGATCGAGAACTGGGAGCTGGTAGAGATGCAGTTGGCGTAGTAGTTAATGATGTGCTCGTTTAAATCCGACTTACAGattttacaggaaagaaaaggtgtaTGTCAAAGAAAATACCTTCAATTATTCATCTTTTACAGATTTTGTGTCAACGACTATTTTTTAACTTACTCTTTTTCTGCTATAAGAGtagaaatatctgaaattaaGCTGCTTCATTTTTACATTGTAATCTGAACTAGGGTATTAGTGTGTTAATTGTCAAGAAGCAGCTTCACGTGAAGTGTTAACAGCGACACTTCGTTCTGAATATTCAACCCtaaacacttttattttgctgtgattCTTATCCCTTAACCGTGCCTGCTTGCGTTGGACACACTGCCTATGACATGGTGTGCAGTAGTTGGTCCGAGGAACATGTTTTCCACCAGTTTGAAGGAAAGTCTGCCTTAAAGTTGAATGCAGCTAGCAGTACAGAACTGCAGCTCTGAAAAGCTGCATTGTTATCCCCTCTACTACTGCTAAGTTACTTTAAaatttggaggaaaacaaagcaaaatggcAATAATCAAAAGAAATTGGAAGGTAATGctaaaaaaaggagagaaaaaaagctgctaGTATTTGTGTTACTTGTGGCTATGAAACGATGACCTCTTTGAGGTCTTATAGGACTGAGAGGGTTGGAAAACAGCCATTGCTTGATGTACCTCTTTGTTGTAGAGAGGAAATCATGGTTATGCTGAAGATTTCATCTTTCCTTGCTGTTTATGCCTTGGTCATGTGCCAGATGGATAGCTTCCAGGCAGCCCCAGTCAGGTAAGAAGCTGATCCTGTTGATGAGTGCTATATATGAATGGTACAAAAATACTTATGTTCTTTAGAGATCTAGGAGGGAAATTGAATACAGTGAATGagaaagctgcctttttttttttttttttgatgctatCTTTGACACTGGGTTTTTAATTACATCTATAAAACACCTACTGCTGTGCATGAGAATGGTTTACATATTCACACCAGTGAAAGACACTGTCGATAACGTGCAGTGCTGCATGACAAAACCGTCTCCTTTGCATAGATCTCTGCAGCAGTCCGTGTTTTATTCATCCTCTTTTGCTTGCCTCTGATTAGACCTGGCTTGGAGTCCATAACAGATCGAGTGACGCTCAGTGATTACGAAGCTCGGAGGTTATTAAACGCGCTGGTTAAAGAGTTCATACAGATGACAGCAGAAGAGGTGGAGCAAGCCTCTGAGGGGAACAGGTAAGGACTGCAGTCCTGAGGCAGGAGAAGGGCAAGGGGGAAATGTTATGTGTTTGACATTTAGCAAAAGCAATACGAGCAGACCCTTTGCAggtcaaaatgttttttcttttcttggggTTATGGCTAACTGTGGTCACCTAACTGGTAAAGGATGATACTGCAGAGATATCCTAATACTGATATGAGAAGAATGGCTTCCATCTAGTTAACCTGCTGTTATCTGTCTCTTACAACTGAAAGTGGAGGGCGATTTGAACTTGAATGAGGGGGTTGTGTTAAAATATGGCAGCAAAAAGGTATGTCTTCCTAGTGGGAATGATAGGGGGCCATTCTGTCACTCTCGGATTCTCTGTCGTGAAAGTGCATGATGTTGTAAGGCATGGAAAGTCCCTGGCAGAAGGGACCTATTCCTCCCAGTGCACGCAGCGCCACTCTCCCTTGTAGACCAAAGGCATGCAAGAGCATTTGCATTATCCTAATAGGATTTGTATTGCAAAGCATGGCGATGATGTATGAGAGACTGAACAGCATGCTGAATAAATGGAAAGTAAAACTTTCTGACCCCTGACTATGAACATCCAGAAGTCTAATGAACTTGCTTTTTCAACGAAGTTGAATTCattgaaaaacagtgttttccttctgacTGCATTTGTGCGAACCTTCCTTGCATGGAGTGTGATGTCGAggggttattttttcttttattatgttttaagTTTCCTAACTGCAGATATTTATGTACTGAAGAAATGCATGAACATGCATGTTTGAGATTATTCTTTCTTTGGGCATGTtgtctctttttcccccctgcaGCCTGGATAGACCTATTTCCAAACGCTGTGCCAGTCTGAGTACTTGTGTGCTGGGCAAACTGTCTCAAGAATTGCACAAATTGCAGACTTACCCTCGCACTGACGTCGGGGCTGGAACTCCTGGCAAGAAACGAAATGTGCTGAGTGACCTGGAACATGAACGCTATGCAAACTATGGGGAACCCCTAGGAAACAACTAGACATGCTTGTTTCTCCCCTCATCCCTTTTTTTAACCTGATGCATGTGGATTTAACTTTGCTAACTTTGCTATgttcttttgattttgttttcgACAGAGAATGTTTGAGGTGAACCTAGTGTTAGAAAGACAGAACATAACATGCATTCTAGGCTagggttaaaaataaataaatacaagtgaACAGCACTGCCTTGAGATTTCAGATGGTTTTCTTAGaccctattaaaaaaatctaaacaagGCTCTTCATTTCTGGCTGCTAAATGTTCAAGTAGACTTATCTTTTCTGCTTGCTCATGCATTTGTTCAATAAACCTATTTTTTCTATAAGGATTAGATCTGCTTGATTTAATAACTTGTTTTAGATTGtgagatttttaaatatggCTAGAAAAATTTTACAAGTTGTCTTAATGTTCAAGAGGCAATGCCAGCAATTCTAGAAAAGTTGACAGACAACTTAGAAAATGAAACTGTACGCATACATTCATATGTACTGATGTAACCGGGCATGCATCCAATCTTGTTAGTGAAGATCCTTGAGAAGCAAGGAAATCGGGAAAGGCTCATACATATTTGTTCAAACAAACTAGAAATGTAATCCTGTTTAAAATTGAGTACTGAGCACTTCCAGGTAAgaattttgtgttcttttcctttttccttattaCTTTACAATAGGTATATACAGTAGAATATTCAAAacttgtgtttctttaaaatatttgtattaattcAATACAATAAAATGTAGATGAGTTGTAAGTTAAGAGGCAAAACCAGCTTCCTAGTTCCAAAACTTTTTACCTGTTCCAGAAAATTGACATTGGTGTTACAATGAGTGTTTGTTGTCAACATTAGTGAACTGTCTCATAATGCTTATCAGTGAAAAATTCCTCCTACTACAAGCAAAAGTTATTGCTTTAGTAGCAAATTGCTTCAAGCGAGGATTGTGTGAATGCGGTTGCCTTGAAGTCCCCTTGTCTAGCAAAATTATTAGCTCTAGGCTGAGCTCTGGCTGAACACTTCCTGTGGTGAGGTGCTCTACTAGACAGGGTTCTAACTCCAGGAATGAGGGACTCCAACATTCCCATTAAATCTGAAGGCAACTGGTCAGCTGATGTGCAGTTACAGCCCTACCAGAGTCACTGATAAATCTCCTGTAGTTGTCAGTGGTGCTAGAATGTCGTGTGCTTTGCGGGTTTTATGGAGCAGAGGTGTTGAAGTGAGTTTTCAATCAGTATCTGCTACTGTCCTTCAGCAGCGCtacaaacaaaaggaagatcCAAGCTTTTGAAGGAAGTGGGGGTTGGTTAAATGCTCCATACCTGGGCTTCCTCAGCACCTCTCTGTTGGTCATAATCTTTTGCTGGAGGCAGGCAATGGCTCAGGTATTGCTGAAAATTTGGCTTGACTTAGTCTTCAGTCCAATTGCCCAAGAAAGTGACTTGCAGTCACTACCTGCAAGTAGGTGACTACAGCTTAGTCACCTTTTATTAACTGACACTTGGAAAAACATAAATGTGCATCTTTCAGAGCTTGTAAGCTGTGCATGCAAAAGCTGCAAATGCCTGCTGCACAACAAGCCTGCTTTTTCAATAGAAGAATCTTTACTATGCAATAGCATCACTTTCTCACGTTTCACTGTATGCAGGGTCTAACTTTAGAAACTAACTCtttactttccttttgaaaagcagtGTAACAGCACAGAAGAGAGCATGCAACACAGCAACCTGCGTGACCCATCGTCTGGCAGACTTCCTGAGCAGGTCAGGAGGAGTGGGCAAGAACAACTTTGTACCAACCAACGTGGGATCCAAGGCTTTTGGCAGACGAAGAAGAAGTGTTCAAATATAAAAAGCTGAATATGTGAATATGGTAAATACTTTGCAATAAACAGAATCTGCAATGCAGGCAACTTTGTGGCATTATCAGCATTTTAGTTTTAGTGGATCAATAACAGACCTACAGTGATAATCTCTGAGATGGCAGGGTAAATAATagtataaaaaaatgttatttataacAGTAGCACTTTTAGACTATGAAGAAGAGCTTTTTTAGATGTTCTGCTTAGATAATTGGCTTCATGGTGCTTTAACTAAATGCAGCACTGTGGTTGGAATTATTTGCTTATGATCAAATGTTACTGGTAAAGTATCAGTaactctggttttgtttctttcagattGCCATGAAGCCGAAAATCAACtttaatttctaatgaaaacaaCTCTTCTCCATAAATCAAGACAGccaaaaagattaattttgcatcctaatactgaaaatgttttatttaatacaaatgaaaacacttctGTTATGTATAGTACAAGAGATCTAGTTATTAAAGTTAAATTATTGTATATTCTTTTTATATGCAActctatttcaaataaaatgtgacagcatctattatttatttatcttctaGCTTATATGGGATCTGTGCTACTTATCCTGGCACTACGGCCGAAACTCGGGGATTATACTAAACTGCTGCCTGGCAAGGCATATGTGTATTATACAGTGTGCTGTGCCTTGATGTAAAACACTTAACTAACCTGATTGTACAgtatgtttaagaaaaaaaaaagaacaaacacttCAATATTGTATCATTTGTGAATTTAcgcaaaattaaaaaaagtattttagatACACTTGGATtgagaaactgatttttcatttgaacaCACAGAAACTTTTGGCACTAACCCAGCATCGTTGCAGATCAGATGACCCATTGAGCTGCTACAGCCCTATTAACTATAAATGCTAGGATTTGAGTCAGAAGTTCAGAACAGCAAGAATAGCTGCCTTTTATGTAAATTCATAAAGCAGTAGCTCAGAAAGACACCATTtagtcagaaaaataaaaagaagccacacttatatttattaaaactaTAGAGACAAACTTTGTCATATGTAGGTTAGGACAATGTTTTTCATACAGGATGCAGTTCAGATGGAATGGCCTAACATGCTTTGTAGCTTTTTGTCTAAGGTCAACAAAGTGAAttagaaagagagaggaaaaaggagctACGGAAATGTACATTTCTTTTAAGTGATCCTGAGGCAGAATCTATTTAGGGATGAAGGATAAATAATTAGAGTGAGTGGAGAAGAGGGTAGCTGGATGCAATCCATGGACTTCCAAGTGATGCTGCCAACttcctcctcagagctgctgctttttcagtttagTAGCTGAGTCAGATATTTGTTTGGACTTGTTTTGTGCTCCACAGCTGGACTCCAGAATTTGCTTCatcagatcatctctgtgcaAGGTAGAGGGTAAGGATCTCAtactgtctgtctgtctttgctgcagGTGTAATAGGAAAAAGCGAAGCACGATCAACCAGGTGTAGACATAGCCAGCCAGGGATGGCGCTTCTGAACCATGCTCGTTTGTGGCTATGGTTTTGCTCCTTGAGGAACATTCAACCATGGTTAGTCAGTGCACAAAGCAGATCATGTAGAAGATATAAACCAAAAGAGGAAAGTTCCAGTGCCTAAATGGGCAAAAGAGAGATATTCAGACTTGGCTTGCAAATCAGTTGTCCAGAGATAGTTTAgtggttttttccattttcctctgaaGTATCTGAAATCAGCTGTAACGGGGTGTACTACACCCACAGCGTGAAGCACTGCCCTGCGTTTGGGTGAGGACCTGGTTGAGTTAGACCCAACTACCAGTTTTGGCATCCAGAAGCATTCTTTGCCAGATTTTAGgtgtttttccccattttcctttGCATGAAGTGGGGATCACTTGCTGAGATCTCCCGGCTACCTCAGTAAGAACTTTGCCATTTCAGATTCTATGGACAGATGGCAAGTTTGTTCCCTACTACAGCACACAAAAGCTTAATTTTCTCCAAGATAAAATGCCTAAGCACAGTTATTTGGATGAATTCATATTCATATTGGGAGTGATTCATGTTCAGGAAGAAGTCACGCAACATTCATGGACTCCTCTAGCTTTAAAATCCAAATGTTTGGGCAG contains these protein-coding regions:
- the CALCA gene encoding calcitonin, producing the protein MVMLKISSFLAVYALVMCQMDSFQAAPVRPGLESITDRVTLSDYEARRLLNALVKEFIQMTAEEVEQASEGNSLDRPISKRCASLSTCVLGKLSQELHKLQTYPRTDVGAGTPGKKRNVLSDLEHERYANYGEPLGNN